In Anaerolineales bacterium, a genomic segment contains:
- the deoC gene encoding deoxyribose-phosphate aldolase, which produces MELAHIISLAKDYDHQLPPAPAPFTPPAGREIAGWIDHTLLKPDATATQIRTLCQEAQQHHFASVCINPSYVPLASGLLRNAAEKVCVVVGFPLGATLPEYKVYETLACISAGAEEIDMVINIGALKSEAYGLMLNEIQAVTGTAHNQGALVKVIIETCFLTRQEKIMACLLSQAAGADFIKTSTGFGTAGATVEDVELMRCVIGPEMGLKAAGGIRTYADALAMIRAGATRLGASAGVKILQEAEAAVHE; this is translated from the coding sequence ATGGAATTGGCCCACATCATCTCGTTAGCGAAGGATTATGACCACCAGCTGCCTCCAGCCCCCGCACCATTCACTCCACCTGCGGGCAGGGAAATTGCCGGCTGGATTGACCACACCCTGCTCAAACCCGACGCCACCGCTACCCAGATCCGCACGCTGTGTCAGGAAGCACAGCAGCATCACTTCGCCTCCGTGTGCATCAACCCGTCCTACGTTCCCTTGGCCAGTGGTCTGCTGAGAAATGCTGCTGAAAAAGTCTGCGTGGTGGTGGGTTTTCCCCTGGGCGCCACTCTCCCTGAATATAAGGTGTATGAAACCCTAGCCTGCATAAGTGCTGGTGCTGAAGAGATCGATATGGTCATCAACATCGGAGCTCTCAAGTCGGAGGCTTACGGTCTGATGCTGAACGAGATCCAGGCTGTCACGGGCACTGCCCACAACCAGGGTGCGCTGGTTAAGGTGATCATCGAGACCTGTTTTCTCACCCGCCAGGAGAAGATCATGGCTTGTCTGCTCAGCCAGGCGGCTGGCGCTGATTTCATCAAGACCTCCACTGGATTTGGCACTGCAGGTGCAACTGTAGAAGATGTGGAGTTGATGCGCTGTGTGATCGGTCCCGAAATGGGCCTCAAGGCGGCTGGTGGCATCCGTACCTATGCGGACGCCCTGGCGATGATCAGGGCTGGTGCCACCCGCCTGGGTGCCAGTGCCGGGGTGAAGATCCTTCAGGAAGCTGAGGCAGCCGTTCATGAGTGA
- the lepB gene encoding signal peptidase I, with translation MDVLETLVLSVVLFVSINLISARIRVDGASMEPTLLSGEYVIVNRISYKLGSPQRGDIIVFHFPRDPREEYIKRVIGLPGDKVEVKDGEVYVNGQALDESYLKVQTNYPGSWQVSEGQLFVLGDNRNNSSDSHDWGTVPMNYVVGKAVLVYWPPPEWGLIDHVPLVSAAR, from the coding sequence GTGGATGTCCTGGAGACCCTGGTACTATCCGTGGTGCTTTTTGTCAGCATCAACCTGATTTCAGCTCGCATCCGGGTGGATGGTGCCAGCATGGAACCGACTTTACTCTCGGGTGAATATGTCATCGTCAACCGCATCAGTTACAAGCTGGGCTCGCCTCAGCGCGGCGATATCATTGTCTTTCACTTCCCGCGCGATCCTCGTGAAGAATATATCAAGCGCGTGATCGGTTTACCGGGCGATAAGGTAGAAGTAAAGGATGGCGAGGTTTACGTCAATGGACAGGCCTTGGATGAGAGCTATCTGAAGGTACAAACCAACTACCCGGGATCCTGGCAAGTTTCGGAAGGTCAGCTGTTTGTCCTGGGTGATAACCGCAACAATTCATCCGATTCACACGATTGGGGCACGGTCCCCATGAATTATGTGGTCGGTAAGGCAGTTCTGGTCTATTGGCCACCGCCCGAGTGGGGTTTGATTGATCATGTCCCGCTGGTCAGTGCCGCCAGATAG
- a CDS encoding dehydrogenase, which yields MEAIRVAIVGCGRISDLHQLGYRQRTDAHIVAVCDTNKRRAHSKAREWGVEKVYTDYQQVLGDKEIDLVELLTPHHLHCPMTVQAAQAQKHISVQKPMALSAHEADQMIAAAEKAGVMLRVYETFVYYAPAVKARAMIEAGEIGEVRAVRMHVSTGTADTAWKVPLSAWVWRFNEKQCGGGPLVFDHGYHLFSLGYYLGGPVEKVFAWIDQTPVREAGGMVKVDAPAAIIFQYKAPRCYGQLDIEYTPKMRIHSDYYADDDRIEVIGEKGMLFINRYTARTVDLPELVLFKDGKTTPIPVQGVEWHDSFIATTVDGIEKLMAGEQPRLDGATGKAVLQFTLAALQSAASGREVRPDEVG from the coding sequence ATGGAGGCTATCCGGGTAGCAATCGTCGGTTGCGGGCGAATCTCTGACCTGCACCAGCTGGGTTACCGCCAGCGCACAGACGCACACATCGTGGCGGTGTGCGACACCAACAAGCGGCGAGCGCATAGCAAGGCTCGTGAGTGGGGCGTAGAGAAAGTCTACACAGATTACCAGCAGGTGCTGGGAGATAAAGAAATCGACCTGGTGGAGCTGTTGACGCCCCACCACCTGCATTGCCCGATGACCGTCCAGGCTGCCCAAGCGCAAAAGCACATCTCGGTGCAGAAACCCATGGCGCTATCGGCGCACGAAGCTGACCAAATGATCGCTGCAGCTGAGAAGGCCGGTGTGATGCTCAGGGTGTATGAGACCTTTGTTTATTATGCCCCGGCAGTAAAAGCGCGGGCAATGATTGAGGCGGGCGAGATTGGCGAGGTGCGGGCGGTGCGCATGCACGTCAGTACCGGCACGGCCGACACCGCCTGGAAGGTGCCGCTTTCGGCCTGGGTGTGGCGTTTCAATGAGAAGCAGTGCGGTGGCGGGCCACTGGTCTTTGACCATGGCTACCACCTGTTTTCGCTAGGGTATTACCTGGGTGGACCAGTGGAAAAGGTGTTTGCCTGGATCGACCAGACACCGGTCAGGGAAGCCGGTGGGATGGTCAAGGTTGACGCCCCAGCCGCGATCATATTTCAATACAAAGCTCCCCGATGCTACGGGCAGCTGGACATCGAATACACCCCGAAAATGCGGATCCATTCGGATTACTATGCCGACGACGACCGCATCGAGGTCATTGGCGAGAAAGGAATGCTGTTCATCAACCGCTATACCGCCAGGACGGTCGATCTTCCCGAGCTGGTCCTTTTCAAGGATGGCAAAACGACTCCCATCCCGGTTCAAGGGGTGGAGTGGCATGACAGCTTCATCGCCACCACGGTGGACGGCATTGAAAAACTGATGGCAGGTGAGCAACCCAGGCTGGATGGAGCGACTGGGAAGGCGGTATTGCAGTTCACCCTGGCCGCCCTGCAATCCGCAGCCAGTGGGCGGGAGGTGCGGCCTGACGAGGTGGGGTGA
- a CDS encoding ribosome biogenesis GTPase Der, producing MAKPVVALVGRPNVGKSTLFNRLAGERLAVVDDVPGTTRDRLVMEAEWAGRVFDIVDTGGIDPTQTGTGRSQKPLSIGSADFIEQIRAQAEIAIQDSDAVLFLTDADSGITPADYEVAQILRKHQRDVDGQVRPPVILVVNKCENEARRMAAMEFYELGLGEPYPISALHGTGTGDMLDALVDAIQKDGEEVEDESVKIAIVGKPNVGKSSLLNRILGEERAIVSPIAGTTRDAIDTHLTYADVPVTLIDTAGIRRRGHIIPGVEQYSVLRALQAIERSDVVLLVLDATVGLTAQDAHIAGFILDAWKSSVVLVNKWDAVEKDTHTMVDYTQHIRQELNFMDYVPIHFISAKTGQRVDQVLPIALQVQEERLTRLPTSKINRIIHEAQDRHAAPSHGGAGLRIYYGSQVRNDPPVFLLHVNDPKLAHFTYLRYLENCIRQEHPFLGTPIRIVLRPRRK from the coding sequence ATGGCAAAACCAGTTGTAGCCTTGGTTGGAAGACCCAACGTCGGTAAAAGCACCTTATTTAATCGCCTGGCTGGAGAACGTCTGGCAGTGGTGGATGATGTCCCTGGCACCACCCGCGATCGCCTGGTGATGGAAGCCGAATGGGCGGGACGTGTCTTCGACATCGTGGATACCGGCGGGATTGACCCCACTCAAACTGGGACTGGTCGCAGCCAAAAGCCACTCTCCATCGGTTCGGCTGATTTTATCGAGCAAATCCGGGCACAGGCTGAGATTGCCATCCAGGATTCAGATGCGGTTTTATTTCTCACCGATGCGGACAGCGGTATCACTCCCGCAGATTATGAAGTGGCGCAAATCCTGCGCAAGCATCAGCGCGATGTGGATGGCCAGGTGCGGCCGCCAGTCATCCTGGTGGTGAACAAATGTGAGAATGAAGCCCGCCGCATGGCTGCTATGGAATTCTATGAGCTTGGCCTGGGTGAGCCTTATCCAATTTCTGCTTTGCACGGCACGGGCACGGGCGACATGCTGGATGCCCTGGTCGATGCCATTCAGAAAGACGGTGAGGAAGTTGAAGATGAATCGGTTAAGATCGCCATTGTTGGCAAGCCCAATGTAGGCAAATCCAGCTTGCTGAACCGCATCCTTGGCGAGGAGCGTGCCATCGTCAGCCCAATTGCCGGTACCACCCGCGATGCCATCGATACCCACCTGACCTATGCTGACGTGCCCGTGACCCTCATCGATACTGCCGGTATTCGCCGTCGCGGGCACATCATCCCCGGAGTGGAGCAATACAGCGTGCTGCGTGCCCTGCAGGCCATCGAGCGATCCGATGTGGTCCTGCTTGTCCTTGACGCCACCGTCGGTCTCACCGCTCAGGATGCTCATATCGCCGGGTTCATTTTGGACGCCTGGAAAAGCTCGGTCGTACTGGTAAACAAGTGGGATGCGGTAGAAAAAGACACCCACACGATGGTCGATTATACCCAGCATATCCGCCAGGAGCTCAATTTCATGGATTATGTGCCGATTCACTTTATTTCCGCCAAGACCGGCCAGCGTGTGGATCAGGTACTGCCAATCGCCTTACAGGTTCAGGAGGAGCGCCTTACTCGCTTGCCCACCTCGAAGATCAACCGCATTATTCACGAAGCGCAAGACCGGCATGCTGCCCCTTCCCATGGGGGGGCGGGATTAAGGATCTACTATGGTTCGCAGGTTCGCAATGACCCTCCGGTATTTCTCCTGCACGTGAATGATCCCAAGCTGGCCCATTTCACCTACCTGCGCTACCTGGAAAACTGTATTCGCCAGGAGCACCCTTTTTTAGGTACACCTATCCGTATTGTCCTGCGTCCGCGCCGAAAATGA